A single genomic interval of Ammospiza nelsoni isolate bAmmNel1 chromosome 25, bAmmNel1.pri, whole genome shotgun sequence harbors:
- the NDUFS5 gene encoding NADH dehydrogenase [ubiquinone] iron-sulfur protein 5: MPFWGLQKQLGIDVDSFLLRQSMPQPHGQAAVCHAFEREWVECGHGLGQTRARRECQLEYEDFMECMKRTKLTQRLRTILEQRDRMIKQGKYTPPEHHMGKEEPRP; this comes from the exons ATGCCGTTCTGGGGCCTGCAGAAGCAGCTGGGCATCGATGTGGACAGCTTCCTGCTGCGGCAGAGCATGCCGCAGCCGCACGGCCAGGCCGCGGTCTGCCACGCCTTCGAGCGCGAGTGGGTGGAGTGCGGGCACGGCCTGGGCCAGACCCGCGCCCGGCGCGAGTGTCAGCTCGAGTACGAGGATTTCATGGAGTGCATGAAGCGCACCAAGCTG ACTCAGCGGCTCCGGACCATCCTGGAGCAGCGGGACAGGATGATCAAGCAGGGGAAGTACACACCCCCCGAGCACCACATGGGCAAGGAAGAGCCCAGGCCCTGA